ATTTCTCTTAAACATTGTCTGgctctttctttatctctcaaCATTTCTCCAGCACTGGTTATTTGGATTACCCAACCGAGGCTCCACAGCTTTTAATCACATGAAGTTTAAGAGAGCTTAAATATGGTATTCTCTATACTCTTTGAATCCTCAGTTGGGTCCCCTACTTTAATTAGAGCAAGGTGGTTATCCTTTACTCCTATAAACACTCCAGGATTATTCTTACAttcaaaagaaacacatttagAAGACTTTCTATGAAGGCGGAAGAAGGCCTGGTCTGGCAAttggttttcacatttttgtagctgaggaaaaaagaaagcaagcaaccATCATGTAAGagggaagtccaaaatcaaccTTACCTCCCTGCAATAGAAACTAAAAGGGAATAATTATAACTAGTATTTCTAGCAAGGATGCTACTAAGTAGGGGATGGGAGTGGTGGGTGTAGTAGGAAGAAATGGGTAGAGGGCTAAAGTGGGGGGGTTGTCTTATTTGATTCATTGATAGTTGAGAAATGTAGCTTAGAGTGACTGGGTTTGGATGCAGCAGCTCAGGATTTGTGCCTGACTTTTGCCATGTACTATCTCTGAGACGTGTGCACATTGCTTTACTTCTCAAACCTCAATTTTTTAGTCTAATCAGTTTTCTAGATCAGTCAACCAACAACTTTCCAGCACATATGTGAATGATGTAAGTGATTATTATTTTAGGGCAATAAGTGGTAGGGATGGTTTGTATTATAGTAATATTTGACTAATAAAACAACTCTATTATGGAATTACTGCAATAACTAAAGGAGACtgcttgtaaaatatttagcaTAGTATTTGGCATGTAACAGAGCTCTGTATGGGGTCAGCTCTTATCACTGAATAATTATATACATCCAACACTATATACATTTAGGAATGTTTGTTAAGAAAGATGCTGGTTACCATCCAGTGTTTATGATAATACCTTATATGACTGTATTAGAttcataattttgtatttatgtcATTTGTCATCTATATTATagtctttatgttttctttctggtCTCTATCTTTGGCTTGTTTATTCCTGAAGATGTTTATAAATTTTCACAATGACCTATAtacttccatttacatttttttgtaaCAACATTGTAACCTAAATCTTGGCATATAGAAACGTTTATGACTTTCCCTTTAGCAGGGTCAGAGTGTAAACTTGTTTTTACATTTGCCTAAGAAAACTATATTTTATCAGGAACACTTCCTGGAAGAACAAAGTAGTTCCTGAAGTAAAATGGAAAGGATTTGAGATCATTGTATacagcagtgcttctcaaacttcaatGTGCTTATGAATCTCCTGGAGATTTGTTAAAATTATGATTCTGCTTTAATTGTGAGGAAACCTGAAATTCTGCATAGCTCCCAGGTGCACTGCTGGCAGAGAACAGAATTTCTGTAGCAAGGCTATACATGCCCTTTATCTCCCTTTCCTACGCTAGAAGCAAGTTATTAGCAGTAACTGATCGTGTCTTAGGTACAATAGCAGAAGcaaaatttctttgaaatatgCCAGACACCCAAATCTGCATGAGTGAGTGGAGTTAGTTATGACAGTTAAGTGCATATTTCTTTTACCTCCACAGAGTGTTCCTTGTTGTTGGCATGCAGCAAAAAGTCTTTGTCTTTTGTAGGGCTCAGGTTTACCAATAATGTCTGGCCATCAACACCATCaccttgcaattaaaaaaaaaaagtaaatttaaaaagtaataaaaaattgaaaaatctaaaTTATAAAGTTGAGAATTtagctcattttaatttaaatgagttTAACACATAGGAAAAGAGTCCAAGATATGATGTAAAATAATTGTTTCATTAACCTACATGTCTTTTAGAAGTATGTGTACCCAAGTgaaactaaagaatcattggaCAATATGGGATTAAGTTTAGTTTCCTAAAGAGTTATTGGACAATTTGGGGTAATTTTAAGCTCCTTAGTTATTACCCCATTTAGTAAAATTAGCAAAATTAccccattaaaataaattaaacttagTAAAATCACCCCATTATTTGGGGGTAATTTTAAGctccttggtttccttatttgcTTTCTAATTGTAGAATTGTGACTCTATTTGGTATTTATCTGGGTGTCAGCTTCCCTGTCTGCATGTAAAGCTACTGATAGTTGTTTCCCAATATCCAACTATCCTCCTTGTATAATAGAACATTTCCCAGTCtgtttttttataataaagtatagcAATGTGACtaagttttgacaaatatgaGGTGAATGGAAGTGTCAGTTGCAACTTAAAGTTTTGTCCttaaagggaaagagaattcaTGTGTCATGTCTTCCTTTGTCCTGCTGATTGGGCATTGTCATGGTAGCAAGTAATCTTGAACCATGTAGATGTTGGCAGAGTCACAGAGAAGGAGTTTGGTCCTTGTACAACTTGTTGAACAGAGCTGCTATTCCAGCACTggctaagataaaaataaagttttgtgtAGCTTAAGCCACTATTATTCTGCAATGGATGGGTGGAATAAATCCTGTAAGAATCTAAGATTTTGCCATGAGTGTGGGCTGGAGAGAACCTTCTGAGACTGTCTTTTACGTGGAGCATTTTTGGATTTGTCCTTACCCCCAAATTCAAGAATGCAAGCACTACAACTGCCCAGCCCTCCAAATTACCTGTTCCATGAGTGGGGGATTGGGAATCATAATAACGGAATAGCACCTTATCTGAAAGAGAATGCATAAAATCCTTTTGGCGAGATACAATTTTATCAAAAGATTTCAATTTCAACATATACCTAACAGCAGAAAATATCCTCTTTTGTTACATATCAATAAAAGCAAAACTTTTGTGATTTTAAGAAAGGCCTAAAAGCTTCTAAATTCTCCTCAACTTAGTGTATTTAGGCACCTGCTGCCAATGCATTGGAGTTAGTACACAGCATGGAATTTATTTGCTATGTCTGAAGTAGTCCACTGTTTATGGTTTGGTAaatttattatcatcatcatcattattattattattattaggggGAGGTGGAGTTGGAGGGGcaagagcaggaggagaaggtgagagagaatcttaagtaggcttcacacctagtgaaagcctgatatggggcttcatctcaagaccctgagatcaatgacctgagctgaaatcaagggttgaacacttaactgtctgagcaaTCCAGACACCCCTTGGtaaacttattttttactttactaGTCATCATTATATCATTATAGACAAAAGAAATATTCTACCTTTTTCTTGGTCTTTTCTCAAGTCTTCTACATAGATCTCATAACCTCCATCCTCAAAAACGAAAGTAATAGATTGATCATTGTATGTGCTCAGGGAAGCAGAATGTTCTGTAACAAGTGAAAAGTTTGTCATTAAGAATTCAAACACACTTTTTCCCATGAACAATCTTTCAGCAATCAAAAGGAAATGCTTCCTTAaaggtttttgatttttgtttttctttacaatttgaGCTGCACTTTGCCCACCATCATTGGATAGATAAAAGCCTTTGGtgcaagctttttattttatattttattttatttcttttcagtgaacagaattcactgtttattcaccacaccccaatgctccatgcatacgtgccctctgtaatatccaccaccaggctcccccaacctcccacccccggcccatTCAAAatgctcagattgtttttcagagtccatagtctctcagggttcatctcgcccttcaatttccctcaactcccttctcctctccttctacccatgtcctccgtgttattttttgtgctccacaaataagtgaaaccatatgataattggctttctctgcttgactgatttcactcagcatagtctcttctagtcctgttcatgttgatacaaaagttgggtgcaAGCTTAATGTAGCTCAAAGGGTAAGGTGTACCACTTGAATGGGATTAGAGATGCTAGTCTCTTGGTTGAAAACCATAGGAGGTCATGTGTGTGTTTAGGGGAGGATTtggtggaaagaaagaagatggaaaagtGACAGACTTTGCCTAAAGACATCTCTGTTTCCTTGTTTCTTATAGTCAGGGGGACTGTGGACAAGGAGACTGTATTTTGATAGACATGGTTAAATGGATACCAATCTGTAAGGTGTGGAGTTATTCAAAGACTTCCAACAATCCTGGAGAGTGTGAGTACCATTCTGTCCTCTAGCTAAATAGCAGAGACACTTAGAACAGTattcccaacttaaaaaaaaaaaatgtcccagcACACATAGAAAAGTAAAGTATTTCTAAGGCATGCTGGTGTAAACTGGTGTAGAATTAGGGACCATTTATGTTggtcttgagaaaaaaaatgttatgttttCTTTATGTTATAGCATTGTGCCAAGAAAAATAATGTACAAAACAGAAGAATGTTAAATATTGAGTCTGTTCCTGAACTTCTGAAATAAAGTGATTTAAAACTAGGgtcatcacgttgcctgattttaagctttactacaaagctgtgatcaccaagacagcatggtactgacacaaaaacagacatatagaccagtggaacagagtagagagcccagatatggaccctcaactctatggtcaaataatctttgacaaagcaggaaaaaatatgcagtggaaaaaagactgtctcttcaataaatggtgctgagaaagttggacagctatatgtacaagaatgaaactcaaccattctattacaccatacacaaggataaactgaaaatgaataaagacatcaatatgaggcaggaatccatcagaatcctagaggagaacataggcagtaacttctttgacattggccacagcaacttctttcaagatatgtctccaaaggcaaaggaaacaaaagtgaaaatgagcttttgagacttcatcaatgtcaaaagcttctgcacagcaaaggaagcagtcaacaaaacaaagaggcaacccacaaaatgggagaagatattaccaaatgacagcacagacaaagggctgatatccaagatctataaagaactcctcaaactcaacacacacaaaacagataatcatgtcaaaagaaagggcagaaaacatgaacaaacacttctccaaagaaaacttacaaatgaccaacagacacatgaaaaaatgttcatcatcactagtcatcagggagattcaaataaaaccaaattgagataccacattacaccagttagaatggccaaaattaacaaaacagtaaacaacaagtgttggagaggatgtggagaagtggtggttggtgggaatgcaagttggtgcagccactttggtgggaatgcaagttggtgcagccactttggagaacagtgtggagattccttaagaaattaaatatagagatcccctatgaccctgcaattgcactcctgagtatttaccccaaagatacagatgtagtgaaaagaagggccatctgtaccccaatgttcatagcagcaatggccacagacaccaaactgtggaaagaaccaagatacccttcaacagatgaatgggtaaagaagatatggtccatatatactatggagtattatgcctccatcagaaaggatgaatacccaacttttgtagcaacatggacaggactggaagagattatgctgagtgaaataagtcaagcagagagagtcaattatcatatggtttcacttatttgtggagcataaggaataacatggaggacatggggagatggagagaagggagttgggggaaattggagggggagatgaactatgagagactgtggactctgagaagcaaactgacagatttggaggggagtgggggtgggaagttgggtgagcctggtgttggttATTATGgatggcatgtattgcatggaacactgggtgtagtgcataaacaatgaattctggaacactgaaaagaaatagaaaaaataaaaaaaaattataaaaaagatacTTAATGAATGAGAAACTTAAGTATGCTTTTGGGAACTTAAAGACATTTATATCAGGATTATGCTTGAAATGGCAACATGCAACTCCTGGTCAAATTTTCATAATGATCTCTTCACTTCTTGATGGTCATGGTCACCATCAATTTGGACTTTATTTGCATGAGTAGGTGATACTTAAATCcatttgaacatttaaaatttttaggagttgaaattatattttaaaaatataatagttcttaattttctttcattgtcaATGTTGGAATTTGCGGGAGGGGAATGTggggattttttccccaaaggataaCTTATTTTCCCCAGGAATAATGATATGGGATTACAATTCATAacaagtatttcaaaataataatggaGGGCTAACTTTAAAGTGTACATTCATTGTTAGAGCAGCTACTCTGTACCTAGTTTGAATACCACTGAATAGATTTGTGGGCTGCAAATGGACAGAAGTTTCTGTTACACAGGTAAGCATTGACTTGGAGCTGCTTCCTAGAGTGGTTCTGGTCCTGtgtctttcctccctcctcacaCCCATATCACCCTCAGCACCAGTCATACCTTGGATACTTGGAAAATTAGTTGCCCTAAAACATTTCTGGGTCCTAGGTACATCACAGTCAAAGTCTTCCTTTAGCTGCTGATGACAAGCAGTGAATACCAGACGTTGCTCTTTGTACTTTCCACCTCGAGGACAGGGAGAGAGTAGGAGTGGACTGTCAGTACCCACTCTGCCCAAACTTTTTTACTCCTCTTTGAGGATTCCCAGTCAAAGCTGATTGCTGGGACTGATCCCAGGGCTTTAGCTGCCCTATAGTTTGAAGTATCAATACCTCCTGGCACACTTATACCCCAGTAGGGCATACCCGTTGGAGCCCAGGTGGAAGAAAACTAGTTACTCATGgaatcaacacccaaaaaactgctattaacattttagtttaattcctttaaataaaaaaaaacttaaaatactataaacatatttataatttttatatcatctgTTTTCACTTAATATTGTAACAATGCCATTTCTCCCATGctataaaaaaagttttatatgtCCTTTTGAAAATGGCTAGAAAGTAATTCAGCATCCTTACtttttttcagaaggaaaatttgctcaagggaaaaaaattatacattcaCTATGTGGTAAATAAGGGCAGAGAGAAACCCATTACAATATTGAAGAGTTACCAGGAAATGTAGTTTCCCCTTACCTGTTCTTGGGGAATGCCTTTTGGtgatttctttcctaaaataacAGGCCGTCTTTTCTATGATAAGGCCAGAGCGCAGCTGCATAAAATACATCTGGCAAACTTCTTCAGCTTTCTGTTGGGATTCTAAACAATTGAAAATTTTTGATATTATTTCATTCCATCCATTTTTGTCCATTTACAAGCACTGAATGTAGGAGACCAAGAAAGCAACTAAAGGTCTATAGTAGTGGGAtatctggatgactcagttggttaagtatctgcctttggctcaggtcatgatcccagggattgaatcccacatcatgttccctgctcatcaaggaacttgcttctccctctgccctctgctcctcttgtttgttcatgctccctctctgacaaataaataaaatattttaaaaagcacatctATTTGCTAAAAAAAAGGTCTAtagcatcttttttaaaatttaattttattttttcagtgttccaagattcattttttatgcaccacacccagactCCATGCAATATGCGCCCTTCTTGCTACCTACCATCAGGCTCATGCATCCCCCAACTCCCCtaccctcccaaaccctcagtttgtttctaagagtccacagtctctcatggttcctctccctgcccccccaatTTCCCacaatttacttttaatttccttctcctagtctcctccatgctatttctaatgccccacaagtaagtgaagccatatgataattgattctctctgtcCACCAgacccgtccatgttgatacaaaagttgagtattcatcctttctgatggttgcataatatccattgcatatatgaatcatatctttatccattcatccattgaagggcatcttggttctttccacactttggctatGAACGTCAGGgtatatatggcccttcttttcactacatctgtatctttggggtaaatacccagtagtgcaattgcaggtagctctatttttaatttcataaggaatctccacactgttttccaaagtggctgcaccaactttcattcttgccatcagtgtaagagggttaccctttctcaaCATActcttcaacacttgttgtttcctctcCTGTTAATTTaaaccattctaactggtgtaaggtggtatctcaatgtggttttgatttgaatcttcctgatggctaatgatgaacatttttttatgtgtatgctaggcatttgtatgtcttctttggagaagtgtctgttcatgttttctgcccattttttgacaggGTTATCTGGTTttgaggtgttgagtttgagaagttcttcatagaCCTTATATATGAGCCCTTTGTCtgaagtgtcatttgcaaatatcctttaccattccatgggctgcctcttgctttgttgactgtttcctttgtggtgcagaagctttttatcttgataaagtcccaaaaattcattttcacttttgtttcctttgtctttggagacatgtcttgagagaaattgctgtggccaatgtcgaagaagttactgcctatgttcttctctaagattttgatggattcctctctcaatTTGAAGtttatcattcattttgtttacctttgtgtatggtgtaagagaatgttcaagttttattcttctatacttagctgcccaattttcccagcaccatttattgaagagactgtcttctttccactggatattttgttctactttgtcaaagattacttgaccatagagatgCAGATCCTTCTCTAAACTCTcaactctgttccattggtctatgtgtctgtttttgtcccagtactatgctgtcttggtgatcacagctttgtaataaagcttgatatcagacaacatgatgcccccagctttgttttttctttttcaacacttccttagtGATTAaggatattttctggttccatacaaattttaggattgtttgttccttcactttgaaaaattcccatttttgatcaggaatttttttttttttttaagattttatttatttgtcagagagagcgagcgagagcgagcacaggcagacagagtggaaggcagagtcagacggagaagcaggctccctgcggagcaaggagcccgatatgggactcgatcccaggacgctgggatcatgacccgagccgaaggcagctgcttaaccaactgagccacccaggcgtccctgatcaggaattttgatcaggatggaataaaaatatagattgctctggggagaatagacattttaacaaggttTCTTCTTCCCATGAGcaaggaatgtttttccatctctttgtgtcttcttcagtttctttcatgagtgttctatagtttcttgagtacagatcctttacctctttggttaggtttattccaaggcatcttattgtttttggtgctatagtaagtggaatcaattctctaatttccctttctatagtttctttgttagtgtataggaaggGAACTGaattctgagcattgattttgcatcctgctGTATAAAATGCTGTATAAATTcaagtaatttgggggtggaattctttgggttttccatataaagtatcatgtcattgtgaagagagaaagttcgacttctttgccaattaaaatacattttatttacttttgttgtttgctgttgctagaacttctagtactatattgaacaacagtgacgagagtgggcatccttgtcattttcctggtctcagtgggaaggctctcattttttcctcattaagaataatattcattgtgggtttttcatagatggatttatgaagttgaggaatattttctctatccctatactctgaacagttttaatcatgaaaggatgctgtattttgtcaaatgctttttctgaatcaattgagggaaccatgtggttcttctctcttctcttgttgatttgttccatcacattgattgatttgtgaatgctgagccacccttgcatcccagggatgaatcccatttGGTTatgatttaattattaattataaataataataatccttaaTTTATAGTaatgattattattaattataatcaaTTATTATTAATGTAAATTATTAATGTACTGttaatcctattagctaggatcttttttttaaatttattttttattttcagcataacagtattcattatttttgcaccacacccagtgctccatgcaatccgtgccctctataatacctaccacctggtaccccaacctcccacccccaccccttcaaaatcctcagattgtttttcagagtccatagtctctcatggttcacctccccttccaatttccctcaactcccttctcctctctaactccccatgtcctccatgctatttgttatacttcacaaataagtgaaaccatatgatcactgactctctctgcttgacttatttcactcagcataatctcttccactcccgtccgtgttgctacaaaaattgggtattcatcctttctgatggaggcataatactccatagtgtatatggaccacatcttgcttatccatttgtccattgaagggcctcttggttctttccacagtttggcgactgtggctattgctgctataaacaatggggtacagagggcccttcttttcactacatctgtatctttggggtaaatactcaggagtgcaatggcagggtcatagggaagctctatttttaatttcttgaggaatctccacactgttctccaaagaggctgcaccaatttgcattcccaccaacagtggaagagggttcccctttctccacatcctctccaacacatattgtttcctgtcttgctaattttggccattctaactggtgtaaggtgatatctcaatgtggttttaatttgaatctccttgatgactagtgatgatgaacattttttcatgtgtctgatagccatttgtatgtcttcattggagaagtgtctgtccatatcttctgcccattttttgatatgattgcctgttttgtgtgtgttgagtttgaggagttctttatagatcttggataccaatctgttgtctgcactgtcatttgcaaatatcttctcccattccgtggattgcctctttgttttcttgactgtttccttggctgtgcagaagcttttgatcttgatgaagtcccaaaagttcattttcgcttttgtttcctttgcctttggagacatatcttgaaagaagttgctgtggctgatatcgaagaggttactgcctatgttctcctctaggattctgatggattcctgtctcacattgaggtcttttatccattttgagtttatctttgtgtatggtgtaagagaatggttgagtttcattcttctacatatagctgtccagttttcccagcaccat
This is a stretch of genomic DNA from Mustela lutreola isolate mMusLut2 chromosome 12, mMusLut2.pri, whole genome shotgun sequence. It encodes these proteins:
- the IL33 gene encoding interleukin-33 isoform X1 — translated: MKTKMKYSTTKISPAKMNSSASKALVKSPKLRKSQQKAEEVCQMYFMQLRSGLIIEKTACYFRKEITKRHSPRTGGKYKEQRLVFTACHQQLKEDFDCDVPRTQKCFRATNFPSIQEHSASLSTYNDQSITFVFEDGGYEIYVEDLRKDQEKDKVLFRYYDSQSPTHGTGDGVDGQTLLVNLSPTKDKDFLLHANNKEHSVELQKCENQLPDQAFFRLHRKSSKCVSFECKNNPGVFIGVKDNHLALIKVGDPTEDSKSIENTIFKLS
- the IL33 gene encoding interleukin-33 isoform X2; amino-acid sequence: MKTKMKYSTTKISPAKMNSSASKALVKSPKLRKSQQKAEEVCQMYFMQLRSGLIIEKTACYFRKEITKRHSPRTGGKYKEQRLVFTACHQQLKEDFDCDVPRTQKCFRATNFPSIQEHSASLSTYNDQSITFVFEDGGYEIYVEDLRKDQEKDKVLFRYYDSQSPTHGTGDGVDGQTLLVNLSPTKDKDFLLHANNKEHSVEGWGILITQKCSKVHHGRYIQLHLFSHLSPK